Proteins co-encoded in one Papaver somniferum cultivar HN1 chromosome 5, ASM357369v1, whole genome shotgun sequence genomic window:
- the LOC113280680 gene encoding uncharacterized protein LOC113280680 yields the protein MERNSLEENISSPEEVIAILSLYIPQDCQVKDKLVWLKTPCGNFTTKSCYKLLSDNMATTSAISSFPWKKYWHSMKIQPKIHIFVWKVLHDGLAVYDNLQKFNNQVHNICPLCKADEETICHLLFNCQFAREVFHSIPIFINIQNDGNSMEIIQNWLLQPDRGIMLNLGACIILNIWKARNEYVFSDITISVQLCMSRALQDFKAFDLHHALNFCADININTSTNAIWERPPPLVVKVNVDAAFKDGKGAAAAVARVTYGNHIGSGCIFFNMSSSMSVEAKSYSFGLQLSLRLQVPKIIVDGNATTIPAVIKGSTDDIP from the coding sequence ATGGAACGAAACTCTCTTGAGGAAAATATTTCCTCTCCAGAGGAGGTAATAGCGATTTTAAGTTTGTATATTCCTCAAGATTGTCAGGTGAAAGATAAACTGGTATGGTTAAAAACTCCTTGTGGGAATTTCACAACCAAATCGTGTTATAAGCTATTGTCAGATAATATGGCTACTACTTCTGCCATCTCCTCTTTTCCGTGGAAAAAATACTGGCACAGTATGAAGATTCAGCCGAAAATTCACATCTTTGTGTGGAAAGTTCTACACGATGGTCTTGCTGTTTACGACAATTTGCAGAAGTTCAACAATCAGGTACATAATATTTGTCCTTTATGTAAAGCTGATGAAGAAACTATTTGCCATCTTCTATTTAACTGCCAGTTTGCCAGAGAAGTTTTTCATTCCATTCCAATCTTCATCAATATTCAAAATGATGGGAACTCGATGGAAATTATCCAAAACTGGTTATTACAACCTGATAGGGGAATTATGTTAAATCTCGGAGCATGCATTATTTTGAACATTTGGAAAGCTAGAAACGAGTATGTCTTTAGTGATATTACAATCTCAGTTCAATTATGTATGTCGAGAGCTCTACAAGATTTTAAAGCTTTTGATCTTCATCATGCTTTGAATTTTTGTGCTGATATTAACATAAATACATCCACAAATGCCATTTGGGAACGACCTCCTCCTCTTGTTGTTAAAGTCAATGTAGATGCGGCTTTCAAAGATGGTAAAGGTGCAGCGGCGGCAGTTGCAAGAGTTACTTATGGTAATCATATTGGAAGTGGATGTATTTTCTTTAATATGTCTTCCTCTATGAGTGTTGAAGCTAAATCTTATAGTTTTGGTCTTCAATTGTCTCTTAGATTACAAGTACCCAAGATAATTGTGGACGGTAATGCTACTACTATTCCGGCTGTTATTAAAGGAAGTACTGATGATATACCATGA